The stretch of DNA ATATTTCTCTAATGTGTTTAATCCCCATAGGATCTAACCCATTAATAGGTTCGTCTAATATTAAAAAATCTGGATTACCTAAAAGGGCTAAAGCTAATCCAAGTCTTTGCTTCATACCTAACGAGAAACCTTTAAATTTTTTCTTACTTAAATTGTCTAAACCTACTAATTTAAGAGCCTCATCTACTGATTCCTTTTCCATAATCCCTCTTTGGATTCTATAGTATTCAAGATTTTGCTTTGCAGTTAACCCTGGAAAAAAACTAGGGGTTTCTATCATAGCTCCTATTCTTGAGTGAGTTAATATTCTCTCTTTTTCTGTAGTTTTATTAAATAGCTCAATTTCACCTTCTGTAATATTAGCTAATGACAAAGCCACTCTAATTAAGGTTGTTTTACCTGCACCATTTCTTCCTACTAAACCATAGATATTCCCTTTTTTAACTGTAATATTAACATCATCTAGTACATTTGATTTTCCATACTTTTTATATAACTTTCTCGTTACAAGAATATTTTCATTCATTAATCTTTCAATCCTTTCAAATATCTTTATGTGGTTATTATAGAATATAACTAACAAGATACCTTAAAGAAAACATTAAGAAAGTATTAAGTTACTCTATAAATTTAAATCCAATTCCCCAAACTGTTTTTATATATTCATTTTCTTTATCTATAGCAGATATTTTAGATCTTATATTGCTAATATGAACATTAACTGTATTATCATCACCTAAAAACTCATCTTGCCATACATGTTCAAATATATTTGCTCTAGTAAATACTTTTTTAGGGTTACTCATAAGCAACTCCATAATTGCAAACTCCTTTGCTGTAGCTTGTATTACTTCACCTTTAACTTTTATTTCTACTTGATCTTTATCTAACTGTACTTCCTTATAAGTTAAAATATTGGCTTCCTTATTTTCATTACTTGAAAATTTAGTATATCTTCTTAATTGTGCACCAACTCTAGCTACTAATTCCTTTACATTAAAAGGTTTTGATACAAAATCATCTGCTCCTATTTCTAGTACATTTATCATATCTTCTTCATTGGCTTTAGCTGAAATAACTATTATAGGCATATTTTTTTTCATTCTAACTTCTTGTATTATTTCTTCTCCTGTCATACCTGGTAACATTAAATCTAATAGTATAATTTGAAATTCCATCATATCTAAACACATCTTAGCTTCTGTTCCAGAAAAGGCTTGTCTTACCCTATATCCTTCCTTAGTTAATATTTTATATAATAATCCATTTATATCTGCATCGTCTTCTACAATTAGAATATTTATATTATCTGTCATAATAAACCTCTCCCCCATAACTTTACGTTAATTATATAATAAAATTATAGTTTTTTATATAAATCACCATATTTTTTTAAACCTAATGCTAAAAAGGAGAGGTATAAATCCTCTCCTAAAAAAATATCTTTTAATTTAATTATATAAATAAATTTACATTTGATTCTTCCGCTTCACCTAAATAATAACCTACACCACCATAAGTTATTCCATCTATAAGTTCCTCTTTTTTTATTCCCATTACATCCATAGACATAGTGCAGGCTACTATTTCTACGCCATTATCTATTGCTGCTTGCATTAAATCTTCTAATGATTGAATATTTTTATTCTTCATAACCCCTCTAATCATTTTAGAACCCATTCCACCCATATTCATTTTTGATAAACCTAATTTTTTGCTACCTCTTGGCATCATAATTCCAAAGGCTTTTTCTATAATATTTTTAGATACCGTTACTTTTTCTGGTTTTCTTAAAATGTTTAAGCCCCAGAAGGTAAATAGCATTGTTACCTTTTTCCCCATAGTTGCAGCTCCATTAGCTATTATAAACGAAGCTATTGCCTTATCTAAATCTCCACTAAATACAACCATTGTTTGACCATTCTTCTCGCTTATATTTGAAGTTGTAATAGCTGCTTCACTAGCAGTTTGACCTAAACCTTTTTTAATTTTAGCTTCAATTATCCCCTTATTTTTATCTATATTTATTAACTGATTTCCTGTTCTTTTTGTCCATGCTGCAATATCTCTATAGAATCCTTCGTCTGATACTTTCACTTTTAATATATCACCATTATTCATATTATCCATAGTTGCTTTTACTTGCATTAAAGGCCCTGGACAAGAAAGCCCTGTAGCATTTAATTCTTTAACTACACCTGTTTCTATATCATTATTTACCATACAACTATTTCCTTTATCATTATTTTTTATTTCTTTTGCTCTATATTCATAATTTGAATAAGTTTTATATCCACCATTTAAATTTTTAACTTTAAATCCATTATGAGTTAATATTCTTCCTGCTATATACCCTCTTATTCCTACTGCACAGTAAATTAATATTTCTTTATTCTTATCTAATTTACTTATATTTTTTCTTAAGTTATTTACAGGTATATTTATAGCTCCTTTTATAGCTCCATTTATAACTTCCTCTTCATCTCTTACATCTAGAAGTATGCTCTTTTCTGGATTGAAATCCTTTAGCTCATCTATGTTGATGACATCTATTAAAGATTTACTTTGATTTTGTGCCATAAAACCAGCCATATTTGCTGGTGATTTTGCTGATAAAAATGGTGGTGCATATGCAAGTTCTAATTCTGTTAAATCATCCATAGTTCCACCAAATTTAATTGTTGTTGCTATTACATCTATAAATTTATCTACACCTTCATACCCTAATGCTTGTGCTCCTAAAATTTTCCCTTCAGCATCATATATAACTTTAATTGTTAATGGTGTTGCATTTGGATAATATCCAGCATGACTCATTGGGTGTAAATAGACCTTATTATATTTTATTCCATATTTATTTAAAGTTCTTTCATTATTTCCTGTAGATGCAGCTACCATATCAAAAACTTTTATAATAGAAGTTCCTAATGTCCCTTTATATTTTGAATTAATATTTGCTATATTGTCTGCAACTATTCTTCCTTGTCTATTTGCAGGTCCTGCTAATGGTATAAAGGTTTCATTGCCATTTACAAAATCTTTAACTGAAATAGCATCTCCAACTGCAAATACACCATCTTTATTTGTTCTCATATGCTCATCAACTTTAATGTGACCCTTTTCTCCAAGATTAATTCCTGATCCTTTTATAAATTTAGTATCTGGAGTTACCCCTATAGCTGAAACAACCATATCGCAAACTATCTCTTTTCCACTTGAAAGGTTTACTTTAATATCTACTCCACTATCATTAAAACTAGTAACTCTATCTTCTAATATTATACTTATACAATTTTCATTTAACTCTTTTTCTACTAGAGCTGAAAATTCTGAGTCTAGCGGTGCTAATATATGGGGAGCTGCTTCTATTAAAGTAACGTGAACTCCTCTTTCTTTTAAATTTTCAGCCATCTCTATGCCAATAAATCCACCACCAATGACAACGGCATTTTTAACATTTTTATTATCTACATAATGCTTTATTTTATCTATATCTGGTACATTTCTTACTGTAAAAATTTTATTACTTTCAATACCTGGTAAATTAGGTTTTATTGGTTTTGCTCCTGGTGATAAAACAAGATAATCATAATTTTCTTCATATTCACCATCAAATCTTGAATTAACTTTAACTGTCTTTTTATCTGCATCTATACTTATAACTTCACTGTTTATTCTTACGTCAATATTAAATCTTGATTTCATTTTTTCTGGTGTTTGAAGTAATAATGCATCTCTTTCCTTTATTGCTTCTCCTACATAATATGGTAAACCACAATTTGCAAAGGAAATATATTCACCTTTTTCGAAAACAACTATTTCAATATTTTCATCTAATCTTCTAAGTCTTGCTGCTGCTGAAGCTCCACCTGCAACTCCTCCAACAATTAAAACTTTTTTCTTCATCATTTTCCCTCCAATAACTTTCTTCTTATTAACATAATAATAGTTTATTTTTATTTATCTATATATTATGTTTTAACGATATAGTGTGTAAAAATATATAGTTTTAGATAAAGCTAATAAAAATATTAACTTCATCTAAAAACTTTATAAATTTAATGCTCTTAATATTTTTTCTACTCTAGAATCTGATATTTTATATACTATTTCAAGTCCATTTCTTTCGCCTTTTATAATTCCGACACTTCTTAATTTTTGTAGGTGTTGAGAGATAGTAGACTGAGGCATTTCCATACAATTTTGCATGTTACTTACGTTGCAACATCCCTTTTCTAAAAGTCCTCTAACTATACATAATCTAACTGGATGAGCTAAAACTTTCAAAAATTCTGCTACTTCTTCGTACTGTTTGTAATTATTATCCATATCCTCACTCCTTTCTCTACTCAATATCATTATATTCAAATATTACGATATAGTCACTAAAAAATCAATATTTTTATTTATTATTTTAAATGTTAAAAATGGATATTTTTATCAATATCCATTTTTACTATTATTTAATTTTATGTGCAATTGCCTTTCTTTCTTCAAAAGTATAGATATTTTCAAAACCAAAGCTCTTTAATAAATCTAAAGCTTCTCTTATTCCTTCTCCTACATCTGTAGTACAATGTGCATCTGAACCTACAGTTATTATCTCTCCACCTAATTCTTTATACATTTTTAAAGCATCAATAGAAGGCATTGTTTCATTTATTTCACTTCTTAAAGTAGATGTATTAACTTCTATTCCTTTACCTCTTGAAATTATATTTTTAAGTATTTCTTCTATAATTTCTTTATGAGTATTGAAATCATATTTTCCGTGTTTTACAAAGGCATATCTTTTCATTAAATCTATATGTGCAACTACATCTATAAATGGTGATGTAGAAATTTTATTTACCTCTTTAAAATAATCTTCATAGCTTGTCTCTTTTTCATGAGCTCTCATATATGTTGATAATCCTGTATGATCAAAATTATGAATTGACCCTAATATAAAGTCAAAGGGAATATTTGATATAGTATCTCTAAGTTCACTTTCTGTCTCATGTGGTTCACATATTTCTAAACCCGCTTTAATTATTAAGTTGTTTTTAAATATTTCTTTGCAAGTGCTTATTTCATCACTGTACTTTTTCATATTTAAAGTTCCATAAGTCTTTAACCCTTCTTTTAAAGAAAAATGATCTGTAAAGCAAATTTCATTTAACCCCTTCATTATTGCAGCTTCACATATTGAAGTTACACTATCCTTCCCATCGAAGGAATTATTTGAATGAATATGATAATCCATCATATACATATCTGTCACCATCCTATTCTTTTGTTTCTAAATTTATTTAACGTAAATTAAGTGATTCTAAGATTTTATAAGTTAATGTAAATCTTAGAATCACTTCCTTTACTCTAAAATCAGTTTCGGATCAAAATTTATATAATCACAAGATGTCATAATATATTCTATGCCATCTCTTTCTCCATTTATTACATTTCTTAATGATGGTCCATGAAGATGTCCATATATAACTTTTTCTACTCCATACTCTTTAAATAATTCAGTAAAAGCTGAATCCTCATGTTTTTCATTTGTTGGTGGATAATGTATCATAACTATAAACTTATTGTATCCTGAATTTTTTGCTGAATCTAATGATAGTCTCAGTCTTATAAGCTCTCTTTCATATATTTTTCTATCTTTTTCTGTAAATCTATCTGTTCCTGGACAAATCCAAGCTCTTGATCCACAAATAGCATAGTCTTTATATGTATAGAAGTTATTTTGAAGGAATTTTGTATTTTCATACATTTTATTTAGTTTTGTTATTCCTTGCCACCAATAATCATGATTTCCTTTTGAAATTATTTTTTTTCCTGGCAATGAATCTATAAAATCTAAATCTACTTTACTATCTTCAGCTTTCATTGACCAAGAGATATCCCCTGCAATTAAAACTAAATCCTCTTCTTTAACCTTCTCCATCCAATTTTTCTTTATTTTTTCATCATGCTGATACCATCTTTCACCAAATATATCCATTGGTTTATCTGTGGTAAAAGCAAGATGAAGATCTGAAATAGCATATAAGGCCATTAAATTACTCACCTTTCTATAATTCTATCTAAATCTGTGACATAGGCAATAATATGTGCCACTGCTTCATAAAGCTCTGATGGAATTTCTGATCCAACATCTACATTACAAAGTAAGTCTGTCAATTCCTTATTATACACTATAGGAAGATCTTTTTCCTCTGCTTTTTCAATAATCTTATCTGCAATAAACCCCATTCCACTAGCTGTAACTACTGGTGCAATAAGATTTTCTTCGTATTTTAATGCTACAGCCTTTTTTCTTTGGCTCATGTTAACACCAACCTTTTTAAGCTTTCAATAAAGTAGTTTACCCTAATTAAACCTTAATATCAATTGATGCTGTATTATTATCATTGAAAAATTCTCTACAGCTTGTTATTGATACTTCATCCTCTTTCTTGCTTACTTTAACTCCTACTGTAAAGCCTAGACTTTGAATGTTTTTTATAAGTTTTTCTTTAGCCATATCTACTACTTTTAAAGCCTTTTCTTCGCATTTTAAATCTACACTTATCTTTTTATCTAAAACCTTTATATATCCATCAACAGTACCTAAATTAATAGTTTTTACTGTAACTACTAATTTTACATTTGTACTATCTATTTTTTTACCATCTTTTCTATTATCTTTAACGATTAATTTGCATGGATAGTCTCTTTCTCTTATATTTACAGGTATATCCATATAATAATATTCTTGACTTATTTTATTAAAAAGCTTTATATCATTTATACTATTTTTTAATATATTGATTATTTTGGTGCTATTTTCATTATCACCTTTAACTTGAGATAAAACTTCTTTTATTATATTTTTACCTTCTTCACTTTTAGTAACTATTGAATCTTTTATTACTTCTTGAGAAATAGGTTTATCTTTTATTATTTCTTTTACTGCTTCTTTTACTAGAATCTCTTCTTTTGCTTGACCTACTATATCTTTATTTGATAATTCATCTTTTACTTCTACTTTAGTATTAATATCTTTATTATTAATATTTGCTTCTTCGATATTTTTACCTTCTAGTTTTATTATATCATTTAGCTTTAAAAATTCTTCTTCTGTTAATTTAATTTCTTTTCCTAAAAATGATGAAATAGTTTTATCTAAAGCTTCTTTTGTAAATTCATTTTTTGTAATATTTAAATCTTTAGTACTTTTATTATTGTCAGACTCCATACTCTTTTGTAGTGCCTTTAAAAAATCATTTCCTTTTGAGTTATTAGTTATTTCTTTAAACTCTAATAGGACATCTTCAGTGCTTAGTTTATCAAGTTTTGATGATATCTCTTTAAATTCATTAGTTGTAAATTCATTTTTTCTATTATTTAAAATTTCCTTAAGTCCTACTATAGCTGGTTCTTCACTTTTCCCTGACATTGATTTTAATATTCCAAGAATATTTATCTTACTATTAGCCTTGCTATCTTGCTTTTCATAAATCCCTTTTGCAATATTACTACTAACTTTATCTACTGAATCTTTTTCTTCATTGTTTATATTTTCAGCTCTAGGTATATTTACTTTTGTATCACTTTTGTTTTCTATACCTTTTTCAGTTATTTTAGCTTTTAAACTATCTAACTTACTATCTAAAGCTTCTCCTTTAGGAATATTTTCTTTTGTATTAACAGTATCCTCTATACCTTTCTCTGATACTTTTACATCAAAATTATCTAATTCCTTCTCTAGATTTTTAAGTATGCTCTCTAGACTTTCACCTTCTTTAAATAACTTTGTATATCCATTAATATTTTCAGTTGTAAAGTCTATATCATTTTCTAAAAATAAAAGTATATCTTCTTTAGACATATTTTTAAAAACATCTAAAAACTCTTTTAATTCTTTAGTTATAGCTTCCCCCTTAGATGAATTTTGTTCTATTCCTTTACTTTGTAAATATTTTTCTATAAATACATCTATTTCTTTTGGGTTGTCTACCATATTTTCTTTGAAATTTATAAAACTTTTAATCTTTCTTATATTATCTTTAGTTAGTGGAATATCAAACTTAAGCATTTCTTTAAGTAATGTTTCATCAGCCTTTTCTAATCCTTCTTTTGATAAAATATTAGATAGCTCTGAATCTTTCCCACTTTCACTGCTAGTATCCTGTTTAATAAGCTTTAATTTTATTTTTCCGTCTTTAAAGTCTTCTACTTGAAACTTATTAAATCCTTGATCTAAACTGTCTATATCCCCATCTATTTCAGCTTCAAATTCCCATCCATCAACTAATTTTATAGTTGCAGTATTTCCTTCGCCTTTTTTTATAACTTTACCTGAAAATTTCTCTCCTGTATTAAAAGTAAGCTTACTAGATATTTTCTTGCTGTTACTTATATTATAGGAATTATTCAAATTTAAAATCTCTGGCATACTATCACCTCCCGTAATTATATTGTTTTCATTATTTATAATATCGTAGAGAATTGATAATAATTAATAGAATTCCCTTCAATAGCCTCTACGGTTATTAAAAATAGGTTGTTTTAGCAAAATAAAAAACTGAAAAAGATATAACTTTATCTCTTTCAGTTTATTTTCATATTCTTAGCTTTATTTAATAATTAAAAATTATTCTATTACTATTTTGTTGTAATTTTTCTTTCCTCTTTTAATTAAAGCTGAACCATCTTCTAAATCTGATTCTTCAAGAGTTCTTGCTACTTCTATAACCTTAACTCCATTTAATGATAATCCACCTTGTTGAATTAATCTTCTACCTTCAGCTTTTGATGGTACTATTTTGTTTTCAGCCATTATATCTAAAATAGTTTTTCCTATAGCTTCTTTAGTTAATGTTACTGTTGGAACATTACTCATATCTACTCCACCAGCAAATAATGCTTCTGCTGCTGTTTTTGCTTTAGTTGCTTCTTCTTCTCCGTGAACTAACTTAGTTACTTCGTAAGCAAGAACTGTCTTAGCTTCATTTATAGCTGCACCTTCTAAGCTTGATAATCTTCTTACTTCATCCATTGGTAAGAATGTTAATAGTGCTAAACATTTTTCTACGTCTGCATCATCAACGTTTCTCCAGTATTGATAAAAGTCAAATGGTGATACCTTATTTGGATCAAGCCATAATGCTCCTCCAACTGTTTTACCCATTTTTTGACCTTGACTATTAGTTAATAATGTACAAGTCATAGCCATTGCTTGACCTTTTGATTTTCTTCTAACTAGCTCAACTCCAGCAATCATATTTGACCACTGATCATCTCCACCTAATTCCATCTTACAGTTATACTTTTTATTTAATACGTAGAAATCATATCCTTGCATTAGCATATAGTTAAATTCTAAGAATGAAAGGCCTTTTTCTAATCTTTGTTTAAAACATTCAGCTGAAAGCATTCTGTTTACAGAAAAATGAACTCCTACTTCTCTTAAGAAATCTACATAATTTAAGTCTAGTAACCAATCTGCATTGTTTACTAATATAGCCTTATCATCTGAGAAATCTATAAATCTTCCCATTTGCTTCTTTATTGAATCAACATTATGTTGAATTTCTTCTTTAGTAAGCATCTTTCTCATATCAGTTTTACCACTTGGATCTCCTACCATAGCAGTTCCACCACCAAGTAATGCTATTGGTCTATGACCAGCTCTTTGCATATGTGCCATAAACATCATTGCTATAAAGTGTCCAACATGTAAGCTGTCTGCTGTTGGATCAAAGCCTATATAAAAAGTTATTTTCTCCTTCTCTAGCAATTCTCTTGTTTCTTCTTCATGAGTGAATTGCTTTATGTATCCACGTTCTAATAACTCATCTAAAACACTAGCCATTTCCTTTACCTCCTAAAAATAGTTACTCTTTATAGTATAGCCATAAAAATCTATATAATCAACCTTTATTAATATCTACTAGAAAATGCTTTCATACTTATTTATAAAAATTAAGTATGAAAAATAATTAAGGAACTAAAAGCAAAATATAAACTTTCTTTGCCTTTAATTCCTCATTACTTTTTAACTAATTAAACTTTTTAATTAAGCTACATATTCTCTTATGAAATCTGGTAAATCTTCTGTATTATCACAATTTACGTTTATATATAAATTAATACTAAATTTATTGGCAAGTTCTTTTAGTTGTCCAAAGAGTTGTGTTGACTCTGAAATTGGGCAGTTAACAATATTAGATAGTCCATCAATATAAATATTTTCTATATCATAGTTTTGAGAAATAAGTCCACAAAGTAACCCATAAAAGCTTTTACAATCTTCTACTTTAAAGTCCTTTGTAGTGACAAATCGTATGCTTCTTTTTAATAATCTCATTGGTCTTGAATCATCGTCAATATAAACTGAATCACCTTTTGAATTATTCACATGGCTATTTGCAAGGTCTATTAACCTTTTTGTTTTTCCAGAACCTCTTCTTGCACAAAATACTTGTATCATTGGGAACACACTCCTTTTCAATAAAACTTTATTCCTGGTAATATTACTTTGAATGAATCATCAGCTTTAGAATTAATAAATTTAACTTTACCTTTTCCTTTAAAGGCATTCCTCATTCTTGTAAATCCTTTTCCATTATTCAAAAGTCGTTTGTTGTTATCTAAGGTCATAAGCTTTTCGTAAATCCACATATTTCTCTTATTATAATTAATTTTTTGTCCCCTTATATTTTCTTCTATCATTTGACCTGGGCTAATAATTAATATACTATTATATGAAATAACAACTTCTATAATTTTGTTTATAGATGAGTATTCTCTATATAATACTGCATTTTTTATGCCCTCTACTACTGCCTCTACTGGGTATTTACTAGGAAGTATCTCTTCTAATAATTTTTCTGACTTGTCTATCATATCCAAAAGATTACCTTGGATAACGTTTACCGAAAGTGTATCTTTGTTTATTTTATCTATTATCCTAATCATATTTTGAGGGATACAGATACTATTGTTATCAGAAAATACTAAAAGACCTCCTATAGTACATTTTTCTTCACCACTCTCCTTATCAATATAAGTTATACCTGCACTTTCTAAAAGGAACTTTTTATTGTCCTTATTTATATATATTCCTTTATTTTCAAAATATTTACTAACTATATCCATATTTAAAAATTCTATATTACTTTTAATCATAGGGCATGTCTCAATTGAAAAATCAAGACTTTCTTCAAAGGCTGCTACAAGTTCCTGTTTTCTCATTGTATCTGTAGTAGAACCCCTTCTTATATAAAAGGATCCTGTTTCTCTGATTTGATAAGGTTTTTGGTCTCCATCATATATTGTTATTATACAAATTTCTTTTTCTTCTATATTATACCTAT from Clostridium chauvoei encodes:
- a CDS encoding ATP-binding cassette domain-containing protein; this encodes MNENILVTRKLYKKYGKSNVLDDVNITVKKGNIYGLVGRNGAGKTTLIRVALSLANITEGEIELFNKTTEKERILTHSRIGAMIETPSFFPGLTAKQNLEYYRIQRGIMEKESVDEALKLVGLDNLSKKKFKGFSLGMKQRLGLALALLGNPDFLILDEPINGLDPMGIKHIREILLELNKIKNVTILISSHILGELSQLATHYGFINDGKLIEEISSKELEERCKHCLSIKVDNVEKASIILEKDLNCEEYEVLNDGIIKVYKYLDEPYLVNSNLVKNDIKVYSLERTGSSLEDYFLELVGGNQNA
- a CDS encoding response regulator transcription factor, with amino-acid sequence MTDNINILIVEDDADINGLLYKILTKEGYRVRQAFSGTEAKMCLDMMEFQIILLDLMLPGMTGEEIIQEVRMKKNMPIIVISAKANEEDMINVLEIGADDFVSKPFNVKELVARVGAQLRRYTKFSSNENKEANILTYKEVQLDKDQVEIKVKGEVIQATAKEFAIMELLMSNPKKVFTRANIFEHVWQDEFLGDDNTVNVHISNIRSKISAIDKENEYIKTVWGIGFKFIE
- a CDS encoding CoA-disulfide reductase, with product MKKKVLIVGGVAGGASAAARLRRLDENIEIVVFEKGEYISFANCGLPYYVGEAIKERDALLLQTPEKMKSRFNIDVRINSEVISIDADKKTVKVNSRFDGEYEENYDYLVLSPGAKPIKPNLPGIESNKIFTVRNVPDIDKIKHYVDNKNVKNAVVIGGGFIGIEMAENLKERGVHVTLIEAAPHILAPLDSEFSALVEKELNENCISIILEDRVTSFNDSGVDIKVNLSSGKEIVCDMVVSAIGVTPDTKFIKGSGINLGEKGHIKVDEHMRTNKDGVFAVGDAISVKDFVNGNETFIPLAGPANRQGRIVADNIANINSKYKGTLGTSIIKVFDMVAASTGNNERTLNKYGIKYNKVYLHPMSHAGYYPNATPLTIKVIYDAEGKILGAQALGYEGVDKFIDVIATTIKFGGTMDDLTELELAYAPPFLSAKSPANMAGFMAQNQSKSLIDVINIDELKDFNPEKSILLDVRDEEEVINGAIKGAINIPVNNLRKNISKLDKNKEILIYCAVGIRGYIAGRILTHNGFKVKNLNGGYKTYSNYEYRAKEIKNNDKGNSCMVNNDIETGVVKELNATGLSCPGPLMQVKATMDNMNNGDILKVKVSDEGFYRDIAAWTKRTGNQLINIDKNKGIIEAKIKKGLGQTASEAAITTSNISEKNGQTMVVFSGDLDKAIASFIIANGAATMGKKVTMLFTFWGLNILRKPEKVTVSKNIIEKAFGIMMPRGSKKLGLSKMNMGGMGSKMIRGVMKNKNIQSLEDLMQAAIDNGVEIVACTMSMDVMGIKKEELIDGITYGGVGYYLGEAEESNVNLFI
- a CDS encoding ArsR/SmtB family transcription factor — translated: MDNNYKQYEEVAEFLKVLAHPVRLCIVRGLLEKGCCNVSNMQNCMEMPQSTISQHLQKLRSVGIIKGERNGLEIVYKISDSRVEKILRALNL
- a CDS encoding histidinol-phosphatase HisJ family protein, which produces MYMMDYHIHSNNSFDGKDSVTSICEAAIMKGLNEICFTDHFSLKEGLKTYGTLNMKKYSDEISTCKEIFKNNLIIKAGLEICEPHETESELRDTISNIPFDFILGSIHNFDHTGLSTYMRAHEKETSYEDYFKEVNKISTSPFIDVVAHIDLMKRYAFVKHGKYDFNTHKEIIEEILKNIISRGKGIEVNTSTLRSEINETMPSIDALKMYKELGGEIITVGSDAHCTTDVGEGIREALDLLKSFGFENIYTFEERKAIAHKIK
- a CDS encoding metallophosphoesterase — translated: MALYAISDLHLAFTTDKPMDIFGERWYQHDEKIKKNWMEKVKEEDLVLIAGDISWSMKAEDSKVDLDFIDSLPGKKIISKGNHDYWWQGITKLNKMYENTKFLQNNFYTYKDYAICGSRAWICPGTDRFTEKDRKIYERELIRLRLSLDSAKNSGYNKFIVMIHYPPTNEKHEDSAFTELFKEYGVEKVIYGHLHGPSLRNVINGERDGIEYIMTSCDYINFDPKLILE
- a CDS encoding EscU/YscU/HrcU family type III secretion system export apparatus switch protein, coding for MSQRKKAVALKYEENLIAPVVTASGMGFIADKIIEKAEEKDLPIVYNKELTDLLCNVDVGSEIPSELYEAVAHIIAYVTDLDRIIER
- the tyrS gene encoding tyrosine--tRNA ligase, coding for MASVLDELLERGYIKQFTHEEETRELLEKEKITFYIGFDPTADSLHVGHFIAMMFMAHMQRAGHRPIALLGGGTAMVGDPSGKTDMRKMLTKEEIQHNVDSIKKQMGRFIDFSDDKAILVNNADWLLDLNYVDFLREVGVHFSVNRMLSAECFKQRLEKGLSFLEFNYMLMQGYDFYVLNKKYNCKMELGGDDQWSNMIAGVELVRRKSKGQAMAMTCTLLTNSQGQKMGKTVGGALWLDPNKVSPFDFYQYWRNVDDADVEKCLALLTFLPMDEVRRLSSLEGAAINEAKTVLAYEVTKLVHGEEEATKAKTAAEALFAGGVDMSNVPTVTLTKEAIGKTILDIMAENKIVPSKAEGRRLIQQGGLSLNGVKVIEVARTLEESDLEDGSALIKRGKKNYNKIVIE
- a CDS encoding helix-turn-helix domain-containing protein, whose product is MDKKKIISIISKEEGTKLDFKLKLSLNCESGKKELAKDICAIANSNGGRGYIVVGVQDKTKKIVGIKKADLFSEEQVQQIISSRCEPPIPISVDRYNIEEKEICIITIYDGDQKPYQIRETGSFYIRRGSTTDTMRKQELVAAFEESLDFSIETCPMIKSNIEFLNMDIVSKYFENKGIYINKDNKKFLLESAGITYIDKESGEEKCTIGGLLVFSDNNSICIPQNMIRIIDKINKDTLSVNVIQGNLLDMIDKSEKLLEEILPSKYPVEAVVEGIKNAVLYREYSSINKIIEVVISYNSILIISPGQMIEENIRGQKINYNKRNMWIYEKLMTLDNNKRLLNNGKGFTRMRNAFKGKGKVKFINSKADDSFKVILPGIKFY